The DNA sequence GCGACGAGGATCTTGCGGGCGCGTACCGGGCCGGTGCTGGTGGACACCCGTCCGGGGTGGACCTCGCGGACGAGGGTGCCCGGACGGATGCGGGCACCGGCGGCGCGTGCCGCGTCGGCGAGGCCCCGCGTCAGGGCCGCCGGGTCCAGCGTGGCCGCCGACGGGTAGCGCAGACCGGCCAGGTAGGCCACGTCCGGGTACGGGGCGAGCTCGGAGCCGGGCAGCAGCGGCACCTCGATGCCGAGTTCGGCGTACGCGCGGGCACGCGAGCGCAGCCGGGCCGCGTCGGCCTCGGTGCGGGCGACGATCTCCTGCGCCCCGGCCGTCAGGTCGCAGTCGATGCCCGACTCCGCGATCAGGGCCAGCACACGGGCCACGGCGGCGGTGCTGAACGCGTACACGGCGCGGGCGGTGTCGTCGCCGAAGCGGCGCCGGGCGAGGTCGACAGGTGGGCCGATGCGGGGCCCGAGCAGCCCGGTGCCGTGCCCGCTGGCGCCGGAGCCGGGCTGTCCCGCGTCGAGGATCAGCACGTCGAGGCCGGGTTCGGCGCGCAGCAGGTGCAGCGCGGCGGACAGGCCGGTGAGCCCGGCGCCGACGATCACGACGTCGGCGCCGTCGCGGTCGTCGCGCGGTGGCGGTTCGGGTGGCGCGGCACGCCACGGCGGTTCAGTCATGGCCGGCCGTCGCAAGATCGCCGGGCACGGTGACCTCGCCGAGCAGGCCGTGCAGGATGACCAGGATGTTGTCGCGCAGGGTGGCCTCGGCGACCGGGTCGAGGATGTCGGCGAGCGACGGCATGCCGAGGTCGAAGACGGCGTCGAACGTGATCGCGGTCCCCTCGGGCGCGCCCTCGATCAGCCACTGCCCCTCGAACCGTTCGAAGTCGCCGGCGAGCTGCGTGAACCGGATGACCCCGCGGTCCGGTTCGAAGTAGTCGCGTTCGGTCCAGCGGAGCAGGCCGTTGCGGAAGGTGACGGTCCAGTCGGACACGACGCTGCCGTCGGGGTCGGCGGCGTGCACGTTCACCTGGCGTACGGTGCTGGTCAGCTCCTCGTAGCGGGCGAAGTCGCTGATCCGCGCGTACGCGTCGGGCTGCGCGAGCCCCGTGAGCACCTGGATGATGACACGTCGCATGAGAGGCGTTTCCCTTCGTCCCTATGCCATGGCCGTGAGTGAGGCCAGGGCGTCGTCGAACACCTGGAAGAACAGCGCCAGCTCGGGGTCGCCGAGGATGGCGGGCGGGGTCAACCGGATCACCCGGGACGCGTTGAGCGAGTGGCTCACGAGCACCCCGCGGTCGATCAGCGCGAGCGCGAGCTCGCCGAGGTGGCGCTGTTCGGCCATCTCGATGCCGATGAGCAGGCCCCGGCCGCGTACGTCGGCGACGAGTCCGGCGCCGTGGGCGGCGGCTCGGGCGCGTACCCCGTCGAGCAGCAGCGACCCGAGGCGGGCCGCGCGGCGCGGGATGTCCTCGGCGGCCATCGTGCGTACGGCCGCGAGGGCGGCGGCGCCCGCGAGCGGTGAGCCGCCGAACGTGGACGAGTGCAGGAACGGGTCGCGGTTGAACGGCCCGTAGGTCTGCTCGCCCGCGAGCATCGCGGCGACGGGGATGATCCCGCCGGACAGGCCCTTGCCGACGAGCAGCACGTCGGGGGCGACGCGTTCGGTGTCGATGCCCCACCAGGAGCCCAGCCGCCCGAGCCCGGTCTGGATCTCGTCGATGATGAGGAACGCGCCGTGCTCGGCGCAGGCGGCGGCGACCGCGGTGAGGTACCCGGGCGGCGGGATGACCACGCCGCCCTCGCCCTGGACGGGTTCGAGGATGACGCAGGCGGCGCGCCCGGCGGCCGCGATCGCCGCCGACATCGCGGCCGCGTCACCGAACGGCACGACCGTGACGTCGGGCAGCAGGGGCCGGAACTGGTCCTGGTAGGTGGGGTTGGCGGTGACGCTGAGCGCGCCCAGCGTCTTGCCGTGGAACCCGCCCGCCGTGGTGATCAGCGCGTGGTGGCCGTGGGCGCGGGCGAGCTTCAGGGCCGCCTCGGTCGCCTCGGTGCCGGAGTTGACGAAGTGGACGTGGTCCAGGCCCGGCGGGGCGATCCCGGCGAGCGCCTCGGCTGCCTGCGCGATGACGGGTTCGAGCAGGGTCCGCGTGGCGAGGGGATGCGTCGCGACCTGGTGCTGCACGGCGGCGACCACGGCGGGGTGGCAGTGGCCGAGGATGAAGACGCCGTACCCGCCGAAGTCCAGGTGGCGGCGCCCGTCGGCGTCGATCACCCAGGCGCCCTCCGAGCGCACCTCCACGACCGACCCCATCAGCCGCGCGAGGGCCGCGCGTCCCGAGCTCAAGTGCTTTTGGGTACGGGTGACCACGTCCGCGGCGATGTCGACGCTGGTCATCAGATTCCTTCCGTGGGCACTCCGGCCATCAGGCCGGAGAGGAGGCGGAGCCCCTGCGGAGCAGGGCGGGGAAAGCTGATCGCCCGCCAGGGCGGACCGGCGTCCGCCCGTACCTCGGCCCGAGGTTCGTCGCCGGTCCAGTTAGGATGCGAGGTGTGGCCGGGGCGGTGAAGCGGGCGTTCAAGTTCCGCTTTTACCCCACCGATGCGCAGGCTGCGCAGCTGTCGCGAACCTTCGGGTGCGTCCGGCTGGTCTACAACATGGCCTTGCAGGCCAGGACCGAGGCGTGGACGCAGCGTCAGGAGCGGGTGAACTACAACGCGACCTCGGCCCTGCTCACTGCGTGGAAGAAGACCGACGAACTGGCGTTCCTCAACGAGGTCTCCTGCGTGCCGTTGCAGCAGGCGCTGCGGCACCTGCAGACCGCGTTCACCAACTTCTGGGCCAGACGCGCGAAGTATCCGACGTTCAAGTCCAGGAAGCGCTCGCGCCGGTCGGCGGAGTACACCGCCAGCGCGTTCCGGTGGCGCGACGGCACGCTGACCCTGGCGAAGATGAACCAACCCCTGAACATCGTGTGGTCGCGGACCCTGCCGCAGGGCTGTGCGCCGTCGACGGTGACGGTGTCGCAGGACGCGGCCGGACGCTGGTTCGTGTCCCTGCTCTGCGACGACGTGATCGTCCAGACCGCCGCCTGCGGCGCGGTCGGGATCGACGCTGGGATCGACAGCCTGCTCACCCTGTCCACTGGCGAGAAGATCACCAACCCGCGGCACGAGCGCGCCGACCGCAAGCGGTTGGCCCGTGCGCAACGCGGCCTGGCCCGTAAGCAGAATGGCTCGGCCAACCGGGCCAAGGCCCGGGTCAAGGTCGCCCGCATCCACGCCCGCATCGCCGACCGCAGACGCGACCACCTGCACAAGCTGACGACTCGGATCGTTCGTGAGAACCAAGCGATCGTGATCGAGGACCTCGCCGTACGCAACATGCTCAAGAACCACCGCTTGGCCCGAGCTATCAGTGACGCGGCCTGGCGGCAGTTGCGCACCATGCTGGAGTACAAAGCCGCCTGGCACGGCCGGAACTTGATCGTCGTGGACCGCTGGTTCCCGTCGTCCAAGCTGTGCTCGACCTGCGGCACGCTCACAGAACGGATGCCGCTGAACGTGCGGGCGTGGACGTGCCGATGCGGCAGCGTCCACGACCGCGACGTGAATGCCGCACGCAACATCCTGGCCGCCGGACTGGCGGTGACAGCCTGCGGAGACGATGTAAGACCTCAACGAGAATCCTCTCGGACGGGGCAGTCGTCGGCGAAACAGGAAGACCCGAGGGCAACCAAGGGAATCCCGTCCTTTAGGGCAGGGTGGATGTCAAGCCGCGAGCCTTTCGAGGTTCACCGTCGAGGGCAGGAGCCTGCTGTGGGTGGCCCAGTAGTCGATGGTGTGGTCGAACGAGGCGAGCAGCGCGTCCTTGGTGACGGCGTCGCCGAGGCCCAGTGACGGCAGCGAGGTCGGCAGCGCGTCGTCGGACTGGAACAGCAGCATCAGCGTGATCAGGTCTTCGAACCGGCGGCGCATGGCGACGGGGATGACCTC is a window from the Catellatospora sp. TT07R-123 genome containing:
- a CDS encoding SRPBCC family protein, whose protein sequence is MRRVIIQVLTGLAQPDAYARISDFARYEELTSTVRQVNVHAADPDGSVVSDWTVTFRNGLLRWTERDYFEPDRGVIRFTQLAGDFERFEGQWLIEGAPEGTAITFDAVFDLGMPSLADILDPVAEATLRDNILVILHGLLGEVTVPGDLATAGHD
- a CDS encoding aspartate aminotransferase family protein yields the protein MTSVDIAADVVTRTQKHLSSGRAALARLMGSVVEVRSEGAWVIDADGRRHLDFGGYGVFILGHCHPAVVAAVQHQVATHPLATRTLLEPVIAQAAEALAGIAPPGLDHVHFVNSGTEATEAALKLARAHGHHALITTAGGFHGKTLGALSVTANPTYQDQFRPLLPDVTVVPFGDAAAMSAAIAAAGRAACVILEPVQGEGGVVIPPPGYLTAVAAACAEHGAFLIIDEIQTGLGRLGSWWGIDTERVAPDVLLVGKGLSGGIIPVAAMLAGEQTYGPFNRDPFLHSSTFGGSPLAGAAALAAVRTMAAEDIPRRAARLGSLLLDGVRARAAAHGAGLVADVRGRGLLIGIEMAEQRHLGELALALIDRGVLVSHSLNASRVIRLTPPAILGDPELALFFQVFDDALASLTAMA
- a CDS encoding FAD-binding oxidoreductase: MTEPPWRAAPPEPPPRDDRDGADVVIVGAGLTGLSAALHLLRAEPGLDVLILDAGQPGSGASGHGTGLLGPRIGPPVDLARRRFGDDTARAVYAFSTAAVARVLALIAESGIDCDLTAGAQEIVARTEADAARLRSRARAYAELGIEVPLLPGSELAPYPDVAYLAGLRYPSAATLDPAALTRGLADAARAAGARIRPGTLVREVHPGRVSTSTGPVRARKILVAVNGYADHLRLPVGTMLPLRVHAIATAPLPVGVLDGVARTAVIEHGDLAPYYRLTPDRRLIAGGGRALLPARGDGLPPGPADDTRHAPAWRFLTGWLHTLHPALRDIEVTHRWSGRIAMTGDGLPVVGRAAPGVWYAGGCGGHGLALSVATGAYLAEHHLGDRAPGGAPASLPWHRDRAPRLPVGGLARPLLGGYLATLAARAERKAREGAGAQRA